The following nucleotide sequence is from Fusobacterium periodonticum 1_1_41FAA.
CCTAAAATCATAATATCAGGTATTAGCATTCGTTTCCAAATGTTGTCCCTAACTGTGAGGCAAGTTCTTTACGCGTTACTCACCCGTCCGCCACCCAAACCGAAGTTCAAGTAGACTTGCATGTGTTAAGCATTCTGTCAGCGTTCATCCTGAGCCAGGATCAAACTCTTCGTTCAATCTTTTTAATAGCTCAATTTTGCTATTTTAATTTAACACCAAATTTATGGTTGCTTTTTGTCTTTTCTCTATTCTGTTGCTAATGTCCTTGTCTCATTGACATCTGTCATGATAACATTTTTAATAAACTTTGTCAAACAAAAAAAATTTAATTTTTTTTAATTTTTTTCTAAATTTATATTTTTTCTTTTATTTTCAATAAAAAAACTACTATAAATTTTTTAAGTAAATTTTCAATTTATAGTAGTTTTTATTTTTATTTTCTAGATGCTTGCATATATTCTTCTATTTCATCAGCAGTTCTAGGAAATTTATCTCCTAAAATTCTACTTGTACCATCTTCTTGAATTAAAATATCTCTTTCCATTCTAATTCCACCAAAATCCATATACTTTTCTATTTCATCATAATTTAAAAATTCTTGATGAAGTTTTTCATTCTTCCATTTTTCAAAAAGTTCTGGGATAAAGTATATTCCTGGCTCAATAGTAAAGATATTTCCAACTTCTAATTTCTTAGCAAGTCTTAAAGAAGCTAAACCAAATTGAGTTGATTTTTCTTCTCCCTCTTCATAACCAACATTTATTTCTCCAAAGTTTTCCATATCATGAACTGTCATTCCCATCATATGTCCTAAGCCATGCGGCATGAATAGTGCATGTGCTCCCGAACTAACTATATCCTCAACTTCACCCTTCATCAGTCCAAGTTTTTTCATATTTTCTGCTAAAACCTTGCAAGCTTCTAAATGTACTTCCTTATATGTAATTCCTGCTCTTGCTAAATCTTTAGCCCTATCAAATATATCTCTTACTATATTATGTATGATTTTTTGTCTTTCAGTAAATTTTCCACTTACAGGAAAAGTTGTTGTCATATCTCCACAATAACCTTCTTCTGTTAGAGCACCACAATCTAATAACACTAAATCTCCATCTTTTAGAGTATTCAAATGATTATGGTTATGTAAAATTTGTCCATTCTTACTAAGTATAGTTTGAAAAGAATAGTAAGCATTATATTTTCTTGGTTGTTTTTCAACTTCAGCAACAAGTTCATACTCTTTCATTCCTGCTTTTACATTTTTCATAGCAGTAAGATGCATTTCTTTTGTTATATTAACTCCCTTTTCTATCTCTTCAATTTCTACCTTATCTTTTATATTTCTTTGTTTAATAATATTTTTTATTAAATAGAAAGAGACATACTCATCAAATTCAAAAGGATTTATATTTAAGATTGAACTCAAATACATAATATTGTCTGCTTTATACTGATTAGTAAATCTTATATTTTTTCTATTTTCTAAATATTTCTTTAATTCTTCTTTTTCAATAAACTTTTCTATTCCAACTTCAAGGGCCAATTCTTTTAAAAATTTTTGTTTTCCCATCCAAATGATATCAGACATCGTATAGTCATTACCAAAAATCATTTCTTCATTTTTATCTATATCAATAATTCCAATTAAGCCATTGTGATCCATACCAAAATAATATTTAAAAGTTGCATCTTGAATGAATGGATATGTGTTATCCTCACAATCTAGAGGTGAAAAATTATTTCCCATTATTAAAATTAAACCATCTTTAAAGTTTTCCTTTAATTTCTTCCTTCTATTTATATATACTTCTTTATCCAACATAAAATTTCAACTCCTTTCTTTTACATATTATTTTATACTTTTTTCTAAAAAAGTCTATATTTATTTAAAAAAAGAGAATTCTTTAAGTTTTTTTATTCTTTTATAATTTTTTCATACTTCTCTTTATATACAACATAAGTTTTTTCATCTAAAACCCACAAGATTAAGTCAAAACTATCAGGATTTTCATCTATAAATTTTTTAGCTATACTTAGAGCAATCTCTGCACCTTCATTTACTGGAAAACGATATATCCCTGTTGATACAGAAGGAAAAGCTATTTTTCTTAGACCTTTTTCTTTTGCTAGTTTTAAACTTTCATAGTAGGCTGATTCTAATTTTTCTGCTTCTCCATTTTCACCTGTTGAGTATCTTGGACCTACTGTGTGTATAATATATTTATTTGGAAGATTATAGGCTCTAGTTATTACTGCTTCTCCCGTGGCACAGCCACCTATCTCCTTACATTCCTTAGCAAGATCTCCTGAAGCAGCTCTAAAAATTGCTCCACAGACTCCACCACCCATTTCTAATTGATTATTGGCTGCATTGACTATTACTTCTACTTCTGGAATTTTTGTTATATCTCCACTTACTATTTTTATTGTATCCTTATACATTTTTCCTCCACTTATAAATGTTGCCAAGCTTTTTATATAAAAAAAAGCAGGAAGAAATTCCTGCTTTATTTTTAAACTTTTTTCTAACTATTTAGCTTCTACAGTTACTGGAACTTCTTTAAGATCTCCTAAAGTTAAGATTCCTTCTGCACCTTTCATAGCTACTTCGTTTCCAGCTTCATCAGCATATCTTTCTCCAGAAGCAGTTTCTGCATTTTTTAATTCAGTAACTTTTCCTTCTGCATCAGTTAAAGTAGCTGTAGCTCCATCAGCAGCAACTTCTAAAGTGAATTCCTTTCCATCTTCAGTTTTAACTGAGAATGCCTTTACTTCAGCAGCAGGTGCTTCAGTTGTTGTTGCAGTTGCTTCTGCAGCAGGTTGTTCAGCTGGTTTTTGTTCTTCTTTCTTTTCTCCACAAGCTACTAAGAATAAGCTCATAGCTAGTGCTAACATTGCAAATTTTTTCATTTCGTTATCCTCCTTAGATTTTCTGTAGTTATAATACATTATTTTCTAATAAAAATCAAGTATTTTTTTTGAATTCTTTACACTTGTGTTCTTATTTCGTTTTTAATTGTTGTGTGTTTTTTTTAAAATATCTGTCTTATTTTCATTTTATTTTTATCTAAAAACAGGAAATACTAAGTTATTTTTAATATATAATTTGAATGTTTTTCTTATATCTTATATATTGAAAGTATCTTTAATCTATATTTTTCATAAATTCTTTAACTTCATTTTTGATTTCACTAGCAGTTGATAGTTCTAAAATTCTTTCAACTAGATTTTCACATTCTTTTTTATCCAATTTCATTAGTATTCTTTTTACCCTTGGTATTGAAATTCCTGACATAGAAAAAGCATCTAGTCCCATACCAAATAGAATTGCTACTGCATTTTCATCTCCAGCAAATTCTCCACACATTGAAATTTTAATTCCACCTTCATGTGCTCCATCTATTAACATTTTTATAGCTTGTAATACTGCTGGGTTGTATGTATCATATAGATTAGCAATTTTTTCATTCCCTCTATCTACAGCTAAAGTGTATTGTGTTAAGTCATTTGTACCTATTGAGAAGAAGTCACATTCTTTTGCAAAATATTTTGCTCTGAATGCAACAGCTGGAGTTTCAACCATTATTCCTAGCATTATCTTTTCATCAAACTCTATATCTTCTTCTCTAAGTTCTTTCTTACACTTTTCAAATATAGCTTTTGCTTTTCTAACTTCTTCTATATCCATTATCATAGGCAGCATAATTTTTATTTGACCATATTTTGAAGCTCTTAATAAGGCTCTAAATTGAGTTTTTAATATTTCTTGTCTATCTAAACAAACTCTTATAGCTCTCCAACCTAAAAATGGATTTTCTTCTTGTGGTAATTCCATATATGGTAGTGATTTATCTCCACCTATATCCATAGTTCTAATAGTTACAGGATATCCTTTTAAACCTTCAGCTACTATTTTATAGGCTTCAAATTGTTCATCTTCTGTTGGGAAACTATCTTTTTCCATAAATAAGAACTCTGTTCTATAAAGTCCTATTCCAAAACCACCATTTGAAATAATTCCTTTTAAATCATTAGGAGATCCTATATTTCCCCAAACATCAACCTTTGTTCCATCTTTTGAAACAGCTTCTTTATCTTTTAAAGCCTTTAATTCTTCTTTTTCTTTTAAGAAGTTTTCTCTTTTTTCTCTATATATCTTTAAAGTTTCTTCATCAGGATTAACTATAACTTCCCCATTTAATGCATCAACTATTAAAATTTGATTATCTTCTAAGTTTTCTAAAACTGCTCCTACTCCAACTACTGCTGGTAATTCTAAAGATCTAGCCATAATAGATGAGTGAGCCGTTTTTCCACCAATTTCAGTTACAAAGGCTAAAACATTTTCTAAGTTTATTTGAGCTGTATCTGAAGGATTTAATTCTCTTGCTACAATTATTGTTTCAGGTTCTAATTTTGAAAGGTCAACTATCTGTGTATTCATAACACCATATAGCCATCTTTTTCCTATATCTCTTAAATCTCCTGCTCTTTCTTTAAAATATGCATCTTCTAAATTAGCAAGCATATTTGCATATTCATCTATTGCTTCATTTAAAGCAAATTCAGCTGTACATTTTTTTTCAGAAATTTTAGAATCTATTTCTGAAAATAGTTCCTCATCTTCCAATAAAGTAATATGTCCTTCAAATATATCGGCCTTATCTTTTCCAAGTTTTTTAAAGGTATTTTCTTTTATTTCCTCTAATTGCTTTTTAGCAACCTCTCTACCTCTTATTAATCT
It contains:
- a CDS encoding aminopeptidase P family protein; this translates as MLDKEVYINRRKKLKENFKDGLILIMGNNFSPLDCEDNTYPFIQDATFKYYFGMDHNGLIGIIDIDKNEEMIFGNDYTMSDIIWMGKQKFLKELALEVGIEKFIEKEELKKYLENRKNIRFTNQYKADNIMYLSSILNINPFEFDEYVSFYLIKNIIKQRNIKDKVEIEEIEKGVNITKEMHLTAMKNVKAGMKEYELVAEVEKQPRKYNAYYSFQTILSKNGQILHNHNHLNTLKDGDLVLLDCGALTEEGYCGDMTTTFPVSGKFTERQKIIHNIVRDIFDRAKDLARAGITYKEVHLEACKVLAENMKKLGLMKGEVEDIVSSGAHALFMPHGLGHMMGMTVHDMENFGEINVGYEEGEEKSTQFGLASLRLAKKLEVGNIFTIEPGIYFIPELFEKWKNEKLHQEFLNYDEIEKYMDFGGIRMERDILIQEDGTSRILGDKFPRTADEIEEYMQASRK
- a CDS encoding macro domain-containing protein, giving the protein MYKDTIKIVSGDITKIPEVEVIVNAANNQLEMGGGVCGAIFRAASGDLAKECKEIGGCATGEAVITRAYNLPNKYIIHTVGPRYSTGENGEAEKLESAYYESLKLAKEKGLRKIAFPSVSTGIYRFPVNEGAEIALSIAKKFIDENPDSFDLILWVLDEKTYVVYKEKYEKIIKE
- a CDS encoding MliC family protein — encoded protein: MKKFAMLALAMSLFLVACGEKKEEQKPAEQPAAEATATTTEAPAAEVKAFSVKTEDGKEFTLEVAADGATATLTDAEGKVTELKNAETASGERYADEAGNEVAMKGAEGILTLGDLKEVPVTVEAK
- the ptsP gene encoding phosphoenolpyruvate--protein phosphotransferase, encoding MKNNLIKGIPASPGIAIGKAFLYKETNLEILEKSILSKEEELERLIRGREVAKKQLEEIKENTFKKLGKDKADIFEGHITLLEDEELFSEIDSKISEKKCTAEFALNEAIDEYANMLANLEDAYFKERAGDLRDIGKRWLYGVMNTQIVDLSKLEPETIIVARELNPSDTAQINLENVLAFVTEIGGKTAHSSIMARSLELPAVVGVGAVLENLEDNQILIVDALNGEVIVNPDEETLKIYREKRENFLKEKEELKALKDKEAVSKDGTKVDVWGNIGSPNDLKGIISNGGFGIGLYRTEFLFMEKDSFPTEDEQFEAYKIVAEGLKGYPVTIRTMDIGGDKSLPYMELPQEENPFLGWRAIRVCLDRQEILKTQFRALLRASKYGQIKIMLPMIMDIEEVRKAKAIFEKCKKELREEDIEFDEKIMLGIMVETPAVAFRAKYFAKECDFFSIGTNDLTQYTLAVDRGNEKIANLYDTYNPAVLQAIKMLIDGAHEGGIKISMCGEFAGDENAVAILFGMGLDAFSMSGISIPRVKRILMKLDKKECENLVERILELSTASEIKNEVKEFMKNID